A stretch of Bacillota bacterium DNA encodes these proteins:
- a CDS encoding LacI family DNA-binding transcriptional regulator, giving the protein MPEPAKRANAGRVSMRALARELGVAPSTVSRALLGKNGVSLATRQRIVARARAMGFDVPSSGGSLAAEQALTFVFDGREGAYLSDVAQNPFYMEIVAGVEEEARKVGLGLRVAFVNSDEEIRRLEQSEATEGYLWLGYGSSPHFLDSLKALKRPTVVVDHYLPDLACDAVLSDNLVGARTVAAYVASLGHRRVAILKQHLGSAAAWERVVGFQSALSEAGVPPTDQVVIEAAPTFDGGHAAFGDVMAHGVTAVLCSNDMMAMGVIRAAAERGVAIPQELSVTGFDDISSAAHVTPPLTTVHVRKRKIGREAVRRLLNQLGTSRASTPVRIIVPTRLVLRGSTAPPSGGFPGGG; this is encoded by the coding sequence CGAAGCGAGCCAACGCCGGTCGGGTGTCGATGCGGGCCCTTGCCAGGGAGCTTGGCGTCGCCCCTTCCACGGTGTCCAGGGCTCTGCTCGGCAAAAACGGGGTTAGCCTGGCGACACGCCAACGCATCGTGGCGCGCGCCCGGGCCATGGGGTTCGACGTCCCGTCCTCAGGCGGATCGCTTGCGGCGGAGCAGGCCCTCACCTTCGTGTTCGACGGCCGCGAGGGTGCCTACCTGAGCGACGTGGCGCAAAACCCGTTCTATATGGAGATCGTCGCCGGCGTGGAGGAGGAGGCCCGTAAGGTCGGGTTGGGCCTGCGGGTGGCCTTCGTCAACTCGGACGAGGAAATCCGCCGGCTCGAGCAGTCTGAAGCCACCGAGGGGTACCTGTGGCTGGGATATGGCAGCTCTCCACACTTCCTCGACTCCCTCAAGGCGCTCAAGCGGCCAACCGTCGTGGTCGACCACTATCTCCCCGATCTCGCGTGCGATGCCGTCCTGAGCGACAACCTCGTTGGAGCACGTACCGTGGCGGCGTATGTCGCTTCCCTCGGCCACCGGCGAGTCGCGATCCTCAAGCAGCACCTGGGATCGGCCGCTGCCTGGGAGCGTGTGGTGGGGTTCCAGTCGGCCCTCTCGGAGGCCGGGGTGCCCCCGACAGACCAGGTCGTAATCGAAGCTGCTCCCACGTTCGACGGCGGCCACGCCGCTTTCGGCGACGTCATGGCGCACGGCGTCACTGCCGTGCTGTGCAGCAACGACATGATGGCGATGGGTGTGATCCGGGCGGCGGCCGAACGCGGCGTGGCGATCCCGCAAGAGCTCTCCGTGACCGGGTTCGACGACATCAGCTCGGCCGCGCACGTCACCCCCCCGCTCACCACGGTTCACGTCCGCAAGCGCAAGATCGGCCGCGAGGCGGTTCGCCGCCTGCTCAACCAGCTGGGTACCTCGCGAGCGAGCACGCCTGTGCGGATCATTGTGCCCACGCGGCTGGTTCTTCGAGGGTCGACGGCGCCCCCGTCCGGGGGCTTTCCGGGTGGGGGGTGA
- a CDS encoding peptide ABC transporter substrate-binding protein, whose translation MRAVRIWSVVVLSCLLVVSGGAGVVAKENVVQLPFFDNIPSFIPYYWQSQHILAQGTIFEGLFGYAPDPKGLGGVKVVPVIAERWTSSEDGKTWTITLRKDKKWSNGDPVTAHDFEWTYKYVAGPELPDVPMWASPLQFVKNAWAVKAGAVSPDELGVKALDDYTLQFTLWTPRYDFNSWLAVGGAMPLHRKTVEKYGSDWWRPEHFVGNGPYVPISWVERKETVLVKNNNYVGERGNVDRIVLKNFAAGVSLIQAYQAGELDLAWIGNVAEFKFVKSNPELAKAFHETVMDLFWQGYQISRGVNDVMDNKKLREAFALAIDRETLARTVLGGRAVASGKYWTDDDPIGEQLKAIPFDPARAKELLAEAGYPGGKGLPTLKFYITGNMPEVEFVVDQWKKNLGVNVLVENIESGLYWNQYVWANWTPEAAPGFTRIGAPMNSFEAGALLKNACHTLWFYDYPTAVRKNSQEIWQLREDYLTMKGGLTAADWEPLFAKKAQLVAAKEEIVAREPSKHWIAEMMQKPTFDEQFDEVYEKWKKATTDKDKIEYWRQANRILLGEEQFQVEYTGMNETNRQARRLRYEMLNLPFEKAVEMAPRVLQIIQDQYYMVPLYMDKAQYVLRPNIEGLMIYKFSWGPAVFNFKYMNVK comes from the coding sequence ATGAGAGCAGTCAGGATCTGGTCGGTCGTCGTTCTCTCGTGTCTCCTCGTAGTCTCGGGGGGTGCCGGGGTCGTCGCCAAGGAGAACGTAGTCCAGCTACCCTTCTTCGACAACATACCCAGCTTCATCCCGTACTACTGGCAGTCCCAGCACATCCTGGCCCAGGGGACGATCTTCGAGGGGCTGTTCGGGTACGCTCCCGATCCGAAGGGTCTGGGTGGGGTAAAGGTCGTGCCGGTCATCGCTGAGAGGTGGACCTCTTCTGAGGACGGGAAGACCTGGACCATCACCCTGCGCAAGGACAAGAAGTGGTCCAACGGCGATCCTGTCACCGCACACGACTTCGAATGGACTTACAAGTACGTCGCGGGGCCGGAGCTCCCTGACGTGCCGATGTGGGCCAGTCCCCTGCAGTTCGTCAAGAACGCCTGGGCGGTCAAGGCCGGCGCCGTTTCCCCGGACGAACTCGGCGTCAAGGCCCTCGACGACTACACCCTCCAGTTCACCCTCTGGACGCCGCGTTACGACTTCAACTCCTGGTTGGCGGTAGGCGGCGCGATGCCCCTGCATCGCAAGACGGTGGAGAAGTACGGCAGCGACTGGTGGAGACCCGAGCACTTCGTGGGCAATGGCCCCTACGTGCCGATCTCCTGGGTTGAGCGCAAGGAAACCGTCCTGGTCAAGAACAACAACTACGTGGGCGAGCGCGGCAACGTCGACCGGATCGTCCTGAAGAACTTCGCCGCAGGCGTCAGCCTCATCCAGGCCTACCAAGCGGGCGAGCTCGACCTCGCCTGGATCGGCAACGTGGCCGAGTTCAAGTTCGTCAAGTCCAACCCTGAGCTGGCCAAGGCCTTCCACGAAACGGTCATGGACCTCTTCTGGCAAGGATACCAGATCTCCCGCGGCGTCAACGACGTGATGGACAACAAGAAGCTCCGTGAGGCCTTCGCCCTGGCCATCGACCGCGAGACCTTGGCCAGGACCGTCCTGGGCGGGCGAGCGGTAGCTTCCGGTAAGTACTGGACGGACGACGATCCCATCGGTGAGCAGCTCAAGGCCATCCCCTTCGATCCGGCCAGGGCCAAGGAGCTCCTGGCCGAGGCAGGGTATCCTGGCGGCAAGGGCCTGCCCACGCTCAAGTTCTACATCACCGGCAACATGCCGGAAGTGGAGTTCGTCGTGGACCAGTGGAAGAAGAACCTCGGCGTCAACGTCTTGGTGGAGAACATTGAAAGCGGTCTCTACTGGAACCAGTACGTCTGGGCCAACTGGACCCCCGAGGCGGCCCCTGGCTTCACCAGGATAGGAGCGCCGATGAACTCGTTCGAGGCGGGCGCGCTCCTCAAGAACGCCTGTCACACCCTGTGGTTCTACGACTATCCTACCGCCGTGCGGAAGAACTCCCAGGAGATCTGGCAGCTCCGCGAGGACTACCTCACCATGAAGGGCGGCCTGACCGCGGCCGACTGGGAACCGCTCTTCGCCAAGAAAGCCCAGCTGGTAGCGGCGAAGGAGGAGATCGTGGCCAGGGAGCCGAGCAAGCACTGGATCGCCGAGATGATGCAGAAGCCCACCTTCGACGAGCAGTTCGACGAGGTCTACGAGAAGTGGAAGAAGGCCACGACCGACAAGGACAAGATCGAGTACTGGCGCCAGGCCAACCGGATCCTCCTCGGTGAGGAACAGTTCCAGGTGGAGTACACCGGGATGAACGAGACCAACCGGCAGGCGCGCCGCCTCCGTTACGAGATGCTCAACTTGCCGTTCGAGAAGGCCGTGGAGATGGCCCCCAGGGTCCTCCAGATCATCCAGGATCAGTACTACATGGTCCCGCTTTACATGGACAAGGCCCAGTACGTGCTGCGGCCGAACATCGAAGGGCTCATGATCTACAAGTTCTCTTGGGGCCCGGCCGTCTTCAACTTCAAGTACATGAACGTGAAGTAA
- a CDS encoding ABC transporter permease, with the protein MALLKYIGKRLVTIAFSIVVLTVITYCLMYAAPGNFFDIQRYQTAAGGTNLSKEQVEVLRRGFEKKYGLDQPLWKQILVYLGDAVRFKFGPSFSNPGMTIEEQIRQKFPVTLTLGLLGMALAILVGIPLGILAALRRNTWLDYTATFLAMIGQVIPAYVIAVLLIILFAVTLGWLPTSGWGSLRQMILPVVAVALGPMAVIARFMRVSLLDTLNQDYIRTAYAKGGTERAVILTHALRNSLIPIVTVIGPTLAGILAGSAVWIEQVFRVPGIGQLFVTAAGFRDYPLLVTSTFILALSVMVMNLLVDIAYALLDPRIKLE; encoded by the coding sequence ATGGCCCTTTTGAAGTACATCGGCAAGCGGCTCGTGACGATCGCCTTCTCCATCGTCGTTCTCACGGTGATCACGTACTGCCTGATGTATGCCGCCCCGGGCAACTTCTTCGACATCCAGCGTTATCAGACGGCGGCCGGCGGTACGAACCTCAGCAAGGAGCAGGTGGAGGTCCTGCGGCGTGGTTTCGAGAAGAAATACGGGCTGGACCAGCCGCTCTGGAAGCAGATCCTGGTCTACCTCGGGGATGCGGTCAGGTTCAAGTTCGGTCCCTCGTTCTCCAATCCCGGCATGACCATTGAGGAACAGATCCGCCAGAAGTTCCCCGTCACCCTGACCCTGGGGCTGCTCGGGATGGCCCTGGCCATCCTGGTCGGGATCCCGCTCGGTATCCTCGCCGCGCTCAGGCGCAACACGTGGCTTGACTACACGGCCACCTTCCTGGCCATGATCGGCCAGGTCATCCCGGCCTACGTCATCGCCGTGCTCCTCATCATCCTCTTCGCCGTGACCTTGGGCTGGCTGCCCACTTCGGGGTGGGGCTCCTTGCGACAGATGATCCTGCCGGTGGTGGCGGTGGCCCTGGGCCCCATGGCGGTGATCGCCAGGTTCATGCGGGTGAGCCTGCTCGACACGCTCAACCAGGACTACATCAGGACCGCCTACGCCAAAGGGGGGACCGAACGCGCGGTCATCCTGACACACGCCCTGCGGAACTCGCTCATTCCCATCGTGACCGTGATCGGGCCGACCCTCGCCGGAATCCTGGCCGGCTCCGCCGTCTGGATCGAGCAGGTCTTCCGCGTCCCCGGCATCGGTCAACTCTTCGTTACCGCCGCCGGTTTCCGGGATTACCCGCTCCTGGTCACCTCCACTTTCATCCTGGCCC